In Aestuariibaculum lutulentum, one DNA window encodes the following:
- a CDS encoding carboxylesterase/lipase family protein produces MQNNRREFLKVVGASATSLGVGGLSLVSCSSENKKLKDEDKQVVEVSEKGAIVETKYGKIRGFRRNNIYTYKGIPYGDSTAGKNRFMAPIEPKSWAGIRNALAWGNAAPQGGGLGDPMEADFSHFNDWFTFDWAEKRYGEDCLSLNVWTPEINDNTKRPVLVWFHGGGFAGGSSIQIEAYIGENLSALDEVVVVTVNHRLNLFGFLNLREIGGEKYKDSGTAGMLDCVQALKWVNENISNFGGDPSNVTIFGQSGGGAKVSTLMAMPAANGLFHKAVTISGAALKLSSYDTQAQIAQSFIDALGISSKQIDQLQEMSWVDLYKVTRNNPGLRSGVFSPCLDNLNIPQHPFEPQAPLISARIPMIIGSTTAEFSPSRDNPELEDISFEELINRIENNQGGKGYFVGNLNFGEKTRDVVMAYAKAFPNKKPVEIWSLLAGRNGQIKQAKRQSANGGVVYNYLFDWATPLYDGRPRAYHNSDLPFWFNTTDIMDTITGGGSRPRKLAEKMGLALTNFARTGNPNHSGIPHWPAYDDEKGAVMILNDICEVRNDPDREARDLANKILNRS; encoded by the coding sequence ATGCAAAATAATAGAAGAGAGTTCTTAAAAGTAGTAGGAGCTAGTGCAACGTCACTAGGTGTTGGAGGATTATCTTTGGTTTCTTGTTCTTCTGAGAATAAAAAGCTGAAGGATGAAGATAAACAAGTTGTAGAGGTATCTGAGAAAGGAGCTATTGTTGAAACCAAATATGGGAAAATAAGAGGGTTTCGACGTAATAATATTTATACTTATAAAGGCATACCGTATGGAGATTCAACTGCGGGTAAAAATAGATTCATGGCTCCAATTGAACCTAAAAGTTGGGCGGGTATTCGTAATGCTTTAGCCTGGGGCAACGCTGCCCCACAAGGAGGTGGATTGGGAGATCCTATGGAGGCAGATTTTAGTCATTTTAATGATTGGTTTACATTTGATTGGGCAGAAAAAAGATATGGTGAAGATTGTTTGTCTCTAAATGTATGGACTCCTGAAATTAATGATAATACCAAAAGACCTGTGTTAGTTTGGTTTCATGGTGGAGGTTTTGCAGGAGGCTCATCAATTCAAATAGAAGCTTATATAGGAGAGAATCTTAGTGCTCTAGATGAAGTAGTGGTTGTAACGGTTAATCATAGATTAAACCTATTTGGGTTTCTTAATTTAAGAGAGATAGGTGGTGAAAAGTATAAAGACTCTGGTACTGCCGGTATGCTGGACTGTGTTCAGGCTTTAAAATGGGTAAATGAAAATATATCTAATTTTGGAGGAGACCCTTCTAATGTTACAATATTTGGCCAATCAGGAGGAGGGGCAAAGGTTAGTACTTTAATGGCAATGCCTGCTGCTAATGGTCTTTTTCATAAAGCAGTAACTATTAGTGGAGCAGCTTTAAAATTATCCAGTTATGATACGCAAGCTCAAATAGCTCAATCCTTTATTGATGCATTGGGTATTTCATCAAAACAAATTGATCAACTTCAGGAGATGTCGTGGGTTGATCTGTATAAAGTAACAAGAAATAATCCGGGTTTAAGGTCTGGAGTGTTTTCACCGTGTTTAGATAATTTAAATATACCCCAACATCCATTTGAACCACAGGCTCCTTTAATTTCAGCTCGAATTCCAATGATAATAGGAAGTACGACTGCCGAGTTCTCTCCAAGTCGTGATAATCCAGAACTAGAAGATATTTCATTTGAAGAATTAATAAATCGTATTGAAAATAACCAAGGAGGTAAGGGATATTTTGTTGGGAATTTGAATTTTGGTGAGAAAACCAGAGATGTAGTCATGGCTTACGCTAAGGCATTTCCCAATAAAAAACCAGTTGAAATATGGTCGTTGTTGGCAGGTAGAAATGGTCAAATCAAGCAGGCTAAAAGGCAATCAGCTAATGGAGGTGTGGTTTACAATTATTTATTTGATTGGGCGACCCCTTTATATGATGGTAGACCTAGAGCTTATCATAATAGCGATTTGCCATTTTGGTTTAATACTACAGACATTATGGATACGATTACAGGAGGAGGAAGTAGGCCACGTAAATTGGCTGAAAAAATGGGGTTGGCTTTGACCAATTTTGCAAGAACGGGAAATCCAAATCATTCAGGAATTCCACATTGGCCTGCATACGATGATGAAAAGGGAGCTGTTATGATTTTAAACGATATCTGTGAGGTTCGTAATGATCCAGATCGGGAAGCTAGGGATCTTGCTAATAAAATTTTAAACCGAAGCTAA
- a CDS encoding RagB/SusD family nutrient uptake outer membrane protein has translation MKTIKNLYKIKSVYILLLSILLIVSCDDLLEETPIDVIDSEFLSTEAGLESGITGLYNLMRELYYPAGTDAPIQASGFFRIATDLGIARIASSWAYDPSQYSPTSIGPTGKWNQLYQIIERCNVIIAKAEGIDMDQNKKDKLVAQARAMRAEVYMEAYTIYNNIVLKTEPNTAVEYVPADPADIWALVNSDLDFAISKLDWTAELGRYGQGVVRHIRGNAAMWQEDWQEAADQYDAIVENATHYLVGLDEVFSGDRIHAESLYTYMFDQELASGNASAGGGATAFASMFVNRLYEAGSGEIIQAVEYGGQSFGWAFPNDYLESLYDQDNDNRFTTYYYDPSTYVVNNPDHPNYGQPFVSTEDNYRRFHFSLRKFHDENKPATSTDSYQNYIHYRFAETLLFGAEAHWRLGGSTDAKALEYINKVRRRAFNNDSSFDYTSITLDTYLEEHAREMALEHSRWFVLKRLGLLVERVNLHFMVGSNSTNVSNRIMQPHMVNYPIPQSEIDLMGGFPQPGY, from the coding sequence ATGAAAACAATTAAAAATTTATATAAAATAAAAAGTGTTTATATTCTATTATTGTCAATTTTACTAATCGTGTCTTGTGATGATTTATTAGAAGAAACACCGATTGATGTTATAGACTCAGAATTTTTATCAACTGAGGCAGGATTAGAGTCTGGTATTACAGGCCTTTATAATCTTATGCGTGAGTTATATTACCCGGCAGGGACTGATGCGCCAATTCAGGCTAGTGGGTTTTTCCGAATAGCAACTGATTTAGGTATAGCTAGGATAGCATCAAGTTGGGCGTACGATCCTAGTCAATATAGTCCTACTAGTATAGGTCCTACAGGAAAATGGAATCAATTGTATCAAATTATTGAAAGATGTAATGTTATAATTGCAAAGGCTGAGGGTATTGACATGGATCAGAATAAGAAAGATAAACTGGTAGCTCAGGCACGTGCTATGAGAGCAGAGGTTTATATGGAGGCTTATACGATTTATAATAATATAGTGCTTAAAACAGAACCAAATACAGCTGTAGAATATGTGCCTGCAGATCCTGCTGATATTTGGGCTTTAGTTAATAGTGATTTAGATTTCGCTATTTCTAAACTTGATTGGACAGCAGAGTTAGGACGTTATGGTCAAGGTGTTGTTAGACACATTAGAGGAAACGCTGCTATGTGGCAGGAAGATTGGCAGGAAGCTGCAGATCAGTATGATGCTATTGTAGAAAATGCTACTCATTATTTAGTAGGATTAGATGAAGTATTTTCTGGAGACAGAATTCATGCCGAGTCTTTATATACATATATGTTTGATCAGGAACTTGCTAGTGGTAATGCTTCAGCAGGTGGAGGTGCAACAGCATTTGCAAGTATGTTTGTTAATAGACTTTATGAAGCTGGAAGTGGCGAAATAATTCAGGCCGTTGAATATGGAGGTCAGTCGTTTGGTTGGGCATTCCCTAACGATTACCTTGAGTCATTATATGACCAGGATAACGACAATAGATTTACAACATATTATTATGACCCTAGCACATATGTAGTAAATAACCCTGATCATCCAAATTATGGACAGCCTTTTGTATCTACAGAAGATAACTATAGAAGATTCCATTTTAGTTTAAGAAAGTTCCATGACGAAAATAAACCAGCAACTTCAACAGATAGTTATCAAAACTATATTCATTACAGATTTGCTGAAACATTACTATTTGGAGCAGAAGCACATTGGAGATTAGGTGGAAGTACAGATGCTAAAGCTTTGGAATATATTAATAAGGTTAGAAGAAGAGCTTTCAATAACGATTCTTCTTTTGACTATACTTCTATCACTTTAGATACTTATTTAGAAGAGCATGCACGTGAGATGGCATTAGAACATTCTCGTTGGTTTGTACTTAAAAGACTGGGGCTATTAGTAGAAAGGGTAAATCTACATTTTATGGTGGGTTCAAACTCTACAAATGTATCAAATAGAATTATGCAACCTCATATGGTCAATTATCCTATACCTCAATCTGAGATTGATTTAATGGGAGGTTTTCCTCAACCAGGGTATTAG
- a CDS encoding FecR family protein: protein MIEIFNISRLIIKKKLGLLSDSDENQLGQFYKENTHVDEIKIEDLIDRLEDYSQIDKEKAWGAIESKSNKSIPVYKLPIRAIYKFAAAAAIIGICALVYFKVNNTYNEIIEVPQVVTTPILPGTDKATLTLEDGSVIELDKKNPFQTNNAQSNGEKIVYQKQNGKSAKILYNYLTIPRGGQFYIVLSDGTEVWLNSESQLKYPVAFKQGTTREVELVYGEAYFDVSPSTEHGGAKFKVLNKSQEIEVIGTEFNVKAYSDEEAVFTTLVEGKVLVDNGISSKNLLPNQQSILDKKQKSFKVEKVDVNQIISWKQGIFSFRNESLKDMMKVVSRWYDVNVVFENKELEEIKFKGILDKDQSLEEILSIINSTSINGYSIEGKTVTLK from the coding sequence ATGATCGAAATCTTCAATATATCGAGATTAATTATAAAAAAGAAGTTGGGTCTTTTGTCAGATTCAGATGAAAATCAACTTGGACAATTTTATAAAGAAAACACGCATGTCGATGAGATTAAAATAGAGGATTTAATAGATCGTCTAGAAGACTATTCTCAGATAGATAAAGAAAAAGCATGGGGAGCAATTGAATCTAAATCCAATAAGAGTATCCCGGTTTATAAATTACCTATAAGAGCCATCTATAAATTTGCAGCTGCTGCTGCAATTATAGGTATTTGTGCCCTGGTTTATTTTAAAGTTAACAATACTTACAATGAGATTATAGAAGTACCTCAAGTAGTAACTACTCCAATATTGCCAGGAACAGATAAAGCGACTTTAACATTAGAGGATGGTTCTGTTATAGAACTTGATAAAAAGAATCCATTTCAAACGAACAATGCTCAGAGCAATGGAGAAAAGATTGTTTATCAAAAGCAAAACGGGAAATCTGCCAAAATTTTATATAACTATTTAACGATACCTAGGGGAGGTCAATTTTATATAGTTCTTTCCGATGGCACTGAAGTTTGGTTAAATTCAGAATCACAGTTAAAGTATCCTGTTGCTTTCAAACAAGGAACAACCAGAGAAGTAGAGCTCGTTTATGGAGAAGCCTATTTTGATGTCTCTCCAAGTACAGAGCATGGAGGAGCTAAGTTTAAAGTTTTAAATAAATCTCAGGAAATAGAAGTGATTGGTACAGAGTTTAATGTAAAAGCTTATTCTGATGAGGAAGCGGTATTTACAACGCTTGTAGAAGGGAAGGTATTGGTTGATAATGGAATATCTTCCAAAAATCTTTTGCCAAATCAGCAATCAATCCTAGACAAAAAACAAAAATCTTTTAAGGTAGAAAAAGTAGATGTTAACCAGATTATTTCCTGGAAACAGGGAATCTTTAGTTTCAGAAATGAAAGTTTAAAAGATATGATGAAAGTTGTGTCCAGATGGTATGACGTTAATGTTGTTTTTGAAAATAAGGAGCTTGAAGAAATTAAATTCAAAGGGATTTTAGATAAAGATCAAAGTTTAGAGGAGATTCTGTCTATCATAAATTCCACCTCAATAAATGGGTATTCTATAGAGGGAAAAACGGTTACACTTAAATAA
- a CDS encoding SusC/RagA family TonB-linked outer membrane protein: protein MRTFIFFFCTAVFAIIPNHVVSQNSKIEIKEDKVLTVDEVFDLIMSQTEYKFIYEEGMFDNFPKVEVKKGVIKTRDLLTKSLPQTNCEFIVTDGKGIIVKPKPKVSTLMQQKFPVSGTITDANGQPLPGANVLEKGTTNGAQSDFDGNFSLEVSDLNTTIVVSYVGFKSQEYKLNGESQIKVVLQEDAAALDEVVVVGYGAQRKSDLISSVSKVETADLVKVPSSDVGEMLRGKAPGVLISTSDASPGSSTTIQIRGKRSINGGNDPLVIVDGVQVTSLNDVNPNDISSMEVLKDAAAQAIYGARASNGVILITTERGKEGKVQVNFNGYTGVQSLQKHFDTYNGDEFIAYKREAFRASNGGVFLPDDQVFSASELETIASGDYINWEDKIINNSAVITNGDVSVSAGSEKTKVYSSFSYLKQEGLIKGSEFNRGQIRLNLDQKINEWFTVGLNTSYQISEKDNPGVAYTDDAASMLLRSITTSPLGQVYNDDGSLKIHPSEVQDSFNPLLDLNEITNNIEDKRDIVNVFLDVKPFKGLNYRFNASRNTINRKSIIYNSSKSLLGIQAGGFGLGSITYDENKSWQLENIFNYDFDFKNDNHNLNLTFVQSVLNTQTTSLTNQASNFPNDNLGIYGIASAGTNQTTISGLERNLVSFVARGQYNFGGKYYLTASMRADGSSVFGDNNKWGYFPAVGAGWNVHKEEFLTDSAVNNLKLRASYGSVGNEGIQPYQSLNTLIPRDYIINGAKTAGLLPGPSLPNPDLKWETSTTLNLAIDYGFLENRLSGTVEFYNTRTKDLLVDRALEAVSGYSISKTNVGEIENQGIEASFNADIIRKKDFTLSAGIVVNSNRNKIISLYGEDRDGDGREDDDVANQWFIGQPIDVYYDYLYQGVFSSQEQIDNSNTPNAELGDIQVWDRDPNDGELNGDDRVITSQAPDWYGTFTLNMEYKNFDFSSSLYTVQGVTKFNPFLVDYQTGGNPRGILSGVKVNYWTPENPTGDRPRPLEARGRRFMDSGNVTAGLEDASFFRLQNVTLGYSLSDSILENLKLSKLRFYVTGQNLITVTDFQSFSPENDAYSYPEAISVTAGIQVGF, encoded by the coding sequence ATGAGGACATTCATTTTCTTTTTCTGCACAGCAGTTTTTGCTATTATCCCTAATCATGTTGTATCTCAAAATTCTAAGATTGAGATCAAAGAAGATAAAGTATTAACTGTAGATGAAGTCTTCGACTTAATAATGAGTCAAACCGAATACAAATTCATTTATGAAGAAGGTATGTTCGATAACTTTCCTAAGGTGGAAGTTAAAAAGGGCGTAATAAAAACCCGTGATTTATTAACTAAAAGTTTACCTCAAACAAATTGTGAGTTTATAGTAACAGACGGAAAGGGTATTATTGTTAAACCTAAGCCGAAAGTGAGCACCTTGATGCAGCAGAAATTTCCCGTATCAGGAACAATAACAGATGCAAATGGACAACCATTACCAGGAGCTAATGTTTTAGAAAAGGGAACTACAAATGGAGCTCAGTCAGACTTTGATGGGAATTTTAGTTTAGAAGTTTCTGATCTAAATACAACAATAGTTGTTTCGTACGTTGGATTTAAATCTCAGGAGTATAAATTAAATGGAGAATCACAAATTAAGGTGGTTTTACAAGAAGATGCAGCTGCCTTAGATGAAGTTGTAGTAGTAGGATATGGAGCTCAAAGAAAAAGTGATTTAATTAGTTCTGTATCTAAAGTGGAAACAGCTGATCTTGTTAAAGTACCTAGTTCGGATGTTGGGGAGATGTTAAGAGGTAAAGCGCCAGGGGTATTAATTAGTACGTCTGATGCCAGCCCAGGTAGTAGCACAACAATCCAAATTAGAGGAAAAAGATCAATTAACGGAGGTAATGATCCATTAGTTATCGTTGATGGTGTTCAGGTAACTAGTTTGAATGATGTTAACCCTAATGATATTTCTTCTATGGAAGTTCTTAAAGATGCTGCCGCCCAAGCTATATATGGAGCACGTGCATCTAATGGTGTTATTTTAATAACCACTGAAAGAGGTAAAGAAGGTAAAGTTCAGGTGAATTTTAATGGATACACAGGTGTACAATCATTACAAAAACATTTTGATACTTATAATGGTGATGAATTCATCGCTTATAAAAGAGAAGCATTTAGAGCATCTAATGGTGGAGTGTTTTTACCAGATGATCAGGTGTTTTCTGCTTCTGAATTAGAAACTATAGCATCAGGTGATTACATTAACTGGGAGGATAAGATTATTAATAATTCAGCAGTAATTACAAATGGAGATGTTAGTGTTTCTGCAGGTTCAGAAAAAACTAAGGTATATTCTAGTTTCAGTTATTTAAAGCAGGAAGGTCTAATTAAAGGTTCCGAATTCAACAGAGGACAAATCCGATTAAATTTAGATCAAAAAATTAACGAATGGTTTACAGTTGGTTTAAATACTTCATATCAAATATCTGAAAAGGATAATCCAGGTGTAGCATATACAGATGATGCTGCTTCTATGTTGTTGAGATCAATTACTACATCTCCACTAGGGCAGGTTTATAATGATGACGGAAGCTTGAAAATTCATCCAAGTGAAGTTCAAGATAGTTTTAACCCATTGTTAGATTTAAATGAGATAACAAATAATATTGAAGACAAACGTGATATCGTTAATGTATTTTTAGATGTTAAACCATTTAAAGGTTTAAACTATAGATTTAACGCCAGCAGAAATACAATAAATAGAAAATCTATTATTTATAACTCTTCTAAATCTTTGTTAGGTATACAGGCCGGAGGATTTGGATTAGGTTCTATTACTTACGATGAGAATAAATCATGGCAGTTAGAGAATATCTTTAATTATGATTTTGATTTCAAAAATGATAACCATAATCTAAATCTAACTTTTGTACAAAGTGTTTTAAATACTCAAACTACATCTTTAACAAATCAGGCGAGTAATTTTCCGAATGATAACCTAGGGATTTATGGAATTGCTTCTGCAGGAACAAATCAAACAACTATTAGTGGTTTAGAAAGAAATTTAGTTTCATTTGTTGCCAGAGGACAATATAATTTTGGCGGAAAATATTACTTAACAGCATCAATGCGTGCTGATGGATCCAGTGTATTTGGTGATAACAACAAATGGGGTTATTTCCCAGCAGTTGGAGCTGGTTGGAATGTACATAAAGAAGAGTTTTTAACCGATAGCGCTGTAAATAATTTAAAGCTAAGAGCAAGTTACGGTAGTGTAGGTAACGAAGGGATTCAGCCTTACCAAAGTTTAAATACTTTAATACCTCGAGATTATATAATTAACGGAGCAAAAACCGCTGGTTTATTACCAGGGCCAAGCCTTCCTAATCCGGATCTTAAATGGGAAACATCAACAACTTTAAACTTAGCTATTGACTATGGTTTTTTAGAGAATAGATTAAGTGGTACAGTTGAGTTTTATAATACAAGAACTAAAGATTTACTTGTAGATAGAGCATTAGAGGCGGTTTCTGGTTATTCTATCAGTAAAACAAATGTTGGGGAAATAGAGAATCAAGGTATTGAAGCTTCATTTAACGCCGATATCATTAGAAAAAAGGACTTTACTTTAAGTGCAGGAATTGTGGTTAATAGTAACCGTAATAAAATAATTAGCCTGTATGGAGAAGATAGAGATGGAGACGGAAGAGAAGATGATGATGTAGCTAATCAATGGTTTATTGGTCAACCAATAGATGTTTATTACGATTACTTATACCAAGGTGTTTTTAGTTCACAAGAACAAATAGATAATTCCAACACGCCTAATGCAGAGTTAGGTGATATTCAGGTTTGGGATAGAGATCCGAATGATGGTGAGTTAAACGGAGATGACCGTGTAATAACTAGTCAGGCACCTGATTGGTATGGAACGTTTACTCTAAACATGGAATATAAAAATTTCGATTTTTCTAGCAGTTTATATACAGTTCAAGGAGTTACCAAATTCAACCCTTTCCTGGTAGATTATCAAACAGGAGGTAATCCAAGAGGGATTTTATCTGGAGTAAAGGTTAATTACTGGACTCCTGAAAACCCAACAGGAGATCGTCCTAGACCATTGGAAGCTCGAGGAAGAAGATTTATGGATTCAGGTAACGTTACAGCAGGTTTAGAAGATGCTTCATTTTTCAGATTACAAAATGTGACTTTAGGGTATTCCTTATCTGACAGTATTCTTGAAAATCTGAAACTAAGTAAGCTTAGGTTTTATGTTACAGGTCAAAACCTGATAACTGTTACAGATTTTCAGTCTTTTAGCCCTGAAAACGATGCGTATTCATATCCGGAGGCTATTTCGGTAACTGCAGGTATTCAAGTTGGATTTTAA
- a CDS encoding carboxylesterase/lipase family protein, translating into MNCNSGKSKTSELITETAYGKVKGYQFNGVKIFRGIPYGADTGGENRFLPPQRPEKWSGVRECTTNGDRCYQTGRSIFETNQLGPWFSGGREDRFELSKQGMSEDCLNLNVLSSDLKGKLPVMVYFHGGGFKDGGGLLSVFSDKFVKEQNVVLVGVNHRLSVFGYAYLGGIDDKYKIGNPGQLDLIASLEWVRDNIQNFGGDPNNVMIFGESGGAAKVSCLLAMPGAKGLFHKAAIMSGAGIKMSEKEEADTKIRDFMSEIQVGSVEELLSVPADILMQKAFGFGPVVDGYSLKRHPFYPDAPDESIGIPLLIGTCKDETTLFRQQDSTLFTLDLKGLKNNLIKDGISEDNVDGLLKLYQRDYPEDSLSDLYFRISSDRSFRRSANKLAELQLANKKSKVWMYLSQYNTPIENGKLRAFHTYDLPLVMRLTLYPESEQLSRQMANAWAEFARKSDPSTTALEWPSYSLDTRSTMIFDVDESVVEDNPNKEERELIEIMLKKDKPSD; encoded by the coding sequence GTGAACTGTAATTCAGGTAAATCTAAGACTTCAGAACTCATTACAGAAACTGCATATGGGAAAGTTAAGGGCTATCAGTTTAATGGTGTTAAAATATTCCGTGGTATCCCTTATGGTGCAGATACTGGTGGAGAGAACAGATTTTTGCCACCCCAAAGGCCTGAAAAATGGAGTGGAGTAAGAGAATGTACAACTAATGGTGATCGATGTTACCAAACAGGCAGAAGTATTTTTGAAACGAATCAATTAGGACCTTGGTTTTCTGGAGGTAGAGAAGATAGGTTTGAATTGTCAAAACAGGGAATGAGCGAAGATTGCTTAAACCTAAATGTTCTTAGTTCTGATTTAAAAGGAAAACTTCCAGTTATGGTTTATTTTCATGGTGGAGGTTTTAAAGATGGAGGCGGTTTGCTTAGTGTTTTTTCCGATAAGTTCGTTAAGGAGCAGAATGTTGTTTTAGTTGGTGTTAATCACCGTTTGAGTGTTTTTGGTTATGCTTATCTAGGAGGGATTGATGATAAATATAAAATAGGAAATCCAGGGCAATTGGATCTTATTGCATCGTTAGAATGGGTGCGTGACAATATTCAAAACTTTGGTGGAGATCCTAATAATGTTATGATTTTTGGAGAATCAGGTGGAGCTGCAAAAGTAAGTTGTCTTTTGGCTATGCCTGGGGCAAAGGGATTATTTCATAAGGCAGCCATAATGAGTGGTGCTGGAATAAAAATGAGCGAGAAAGAGGAGGCTGATACAAAAATCAGAGACTTTATGTCTGAAATTCAAGTTGGTTCTGTAGAGGAATTACTATCTGTTCCGGCTGATATACTCATGCAAAAAGCTTTTGGTTTTGGTCCTGTTGTAGATGGTTATTCCTTAAAAAGACATCCTTTTTATCCTGATGCTCCTGACGAATCAATTGGTATTCCCTTATTAATAGGAACATGCAAGGATGAAACCACGTTATTCAGACAACAAGATTCAACACTTTTTACTTTGGATTTAAAGGGTTTAAAAAACAATCTAATTAAAGATGGAATTTCTGAAGATAATGTGGATGGGCTACTGAAACTCTATCAACGAGATTATCCGGAAGATTCTTTGAGTGATTTATATTTTAGAATATCATCAGATCGCAGCTTTAGGAGGTCTGCCAATAAATTAGCGGAATTGCAATTAGCTAATAAAAAATCAAAGGTATGGATGTATTTAAGCCAGTATAATACTCCAATTGAAAATGGGAAACTCAGAGCTTTTCATACTTATGATCTTCCTTTAGTGATGCGATTAACGCTTTATCCGGAATCGGAGCAATTGTCAAGACAGATGGCTAATGCTTGGGCTGAATTTGCAAGAAAGAGTGATCCAAGTACAACAGCGTTAGAATGGCCTTCGTATTCATTGGATACACGAAGCACAATGATTTTTGATGTAGATGAAAGTGTAGTAGAGGATAACCCGAACAAGGAGGAACGCGAATTGATAGAAATAATGCTTAAAAAAGATAAACCAAGTGATTAA
- a CDS encoding alpha-L-rhamnosidase-related protein — protein sequence MKNVFTIMICLAFVLKAEAQLPPVFQSMDTALVRSTSLTTKYITPSRIVWKTDESGEFIKNSEYVLKPGSGQADLRRNDFLMIRNDSISKHGIILDFGREIQGGIEIVLPRGNMNPAGTLRIRFGESVAEVMSNVGENGATNDHAIRDFEILVPKLGRINVGESGFRFVRIDLVDPNSRVFIKEISAVFRYRDIPYKGSFKCNDQRLNDIWMTGAYTVHLNMQDYLWDGIKRDRLIWVGDMHPEVMTINSVFGYNEVVPKTLDFVKKQTPLPNYMNGIGSYSIWWILIQRDWYYYQGDLEYLKKQKEYLTGLLNQLSDKIKEDGSESLDGERFLDWPSSENKDAIHAGLHSLMLLGFEAGKELSEILGDKETVQLCEASVKKLKKHTPSMAGSKQAAALLAMANLVSPEVSNKSMLAQNGVKNMSTFYGYYMLIARAMAGDYQGAIDNIREYWGAMLDLGATTFWEDFNIDWKENAARIDEVVPDNKVDVHGEYGDYCYVGYRHSLCHGWASGPTAWLSRYVLGVNVVDPGCKKIVIEPHLGDLNWVEGTFPTPYGLLELRHEKLPNGSVKTTYKKPQEIEVELVNSNE from the coding sequence ATGAAAAACGTATTTACAATTATGATTTGTTTAGCTTTTGTATTGAAAGCAGAAGCTCAGCTACCTCCGGTATTTCAATCCATGGATACCGCATTAGTGAGAAGTACAAGTCTAACAACAAAATACATAACGCCATCTCGAATTGTCTGGAAAACGGATGAATCAGGAGAGTTTATAAAGAATTCAGAATATGTATTAAAACCTGGGTCAGGCCAAGCTGATTTGAGGAGGAATGATTTTTTAATGATTAGAAATGACAGTATTTCTAAGCATGGTATTATTCTGGACTTTGGAAGAGAAATTCAAGGCGGAATAGAAATAGTTCTTCCAAGGGGAAATATGAATCCAGCGGGAACATTACGTATTAGGTTTGGAGAGTCTGTGGCCGAAGTAATGAGTAATGTTGGTGAAAATGGAGCAACAAATGACCATGCCATAAGAGATTTTGAAATTTTAGTTCCTAAACTAGGTAGGATAAATGTTGGAGAATCAGGTTTCCGATTTGTTCGTATTGACTTAGTTGACCCAAATTCACGAGTTTTTATTAAAGAAATAAGTGCTGTATTTAGGTATAGAGATATTCCTTATAAAGGTTCTTTTAAATGTAATGACCAAAGGCTCAATGATATTTGGATGACAGGTGCATATACAGTTCATTTAAACATGCAGGACTATTTGTGGGATGGGATTAAAAGAGATCGATTAATTTGGGTTGGAGACATGCATCCAGAAGTTATGACTATTAATTCTGTGTTTGGATATAATGAAGTCGTGCCTAAAACATTAGATTTTGTTAAAAAACAAACGCCATTACCAAATTATATGAATGGCATTGGGTCATATTCCATTTGGTGGATTCTTATTCAAAGAGACTGGTATTATTATCAGGGAGATTTAGAATACCTTAAAAAACAAAAGGAATATTTAACAGGATTATTAAATCAGCTATCGGATAAAATAAAAGAGGATGGTAGTGAAAGTTTAGATGGAGAACGCTTTTTAGACTGGCCATCAAGTGAAAATAAAGATGCTATTCATGCTGGACTTCATTCGCTTATGTTATTAGGGTTTGAAGCAGGTAAAGAGCTAAGTGAAATTCTAGGAGATAAGGAGACAGTACAATTATGTGAGGCTTCAGTTAAAAAATTGAAAAAACACACCCCATCAATGGCAGGGTCAAAACAGGCAGCCGCATTATTAGCTATGGCGAATTTGGTTTCTCCGGAAGTTTCAAATAAAAGCATGTTAGCTCAAAATGGTGTAAAGAATATGTCAACTTTTTATGGGTATTATATGCTTATAGCAAGAGCTATGGCAGGCGACTATCAAGGAGCTATAGATAATATTCGTGAATATTGGGGAGCTATGTTAGATTTAGGTGCGACCACGTTTTGGGAAGATTTTAATATAGATTGGAAAGAAAATGCAGCGCGTATTGATGAGGTTGTTCCGGACAATAAAGTTGATGTTCATGGTGAATATGGAGACTATTGTTACGTAGGTTACAGACATAGCCTATGTCATGGTTGGGCATCAGGCCCTACGGCATGGTTAAGTCGTTATGTTTTGGGGGTTAATGTCGTTGATCCGGGATGCAAGAAGATAGTTATTGAACCACATTTAGGTGATTTAAATTGGGTGGAAGGCACCTTCCCAACCCCTTATGGATTGTTAGAGTTAAGACATGAAAAATTACCGAATGGATCTGTGAAAACAACTTATAAAAAACCTCAGGAGATAGAAGTTGAATTAGTTAATTCAAACGAATAG